From the Corticium candelabrum chromosome 2, ooCorCand1.1, whole genome shotgun sequence genome, one window contains:
- the LOC134198565 gene encoding collagen triple helix repeat-containing protein 1-like, which yields MKSALFVYALMLSWLTSLSVAKEPATSPKLEYDYQTSRMCECAAERGDAGGIGPPGENGTSGTDGLDGRDGMKGLKGEEGGKGKRGRNGVAPATLSILKQLINWKQCVHTGRISATDNHLRKESLLSCSFRKNHATSSLHVEFGGTLRTKLSKYGNLKSNCGCARWYFTFDGLECISPIDGVVFEDSIVDSYYPHQVGGICQKKKDNNDIKNGEVTVAFHIGQCYLSVPVGIPLVGLDSRSVARITIIEMLPTNDSEDSS from the exons ATGAAATCTGCTCTCTTCGTTTATGCTTTAATGCTTTCCTGGCTAACCTCATTATCGGTCGCTAAGGAGCCAGCAACAAGTCCAAAGTTAGAATATGACTACCAG ACATCACGAATGTGCGAATGTGCTGCAGAAAGAGGAGACGCCGGAGGAATTGGGCCACCCGGAGAGAACGGAACATCCGGTACTGATGGGCTTGATGGACGCGATGGAATGAAGGGTTTAAAAGGCGAAGAGGGTGGAAAAGGGAAGAGGGGCAGGAATGGTGTCGCACCAGCAACTCTATCTATACTTAAGCAGCTCATAAACTGGAAGCAATGTGTTCACACTGGACGTATTAGTGCTACAGACAATCACCTAAGAAAAGAATCACTCCTG aGCTGTTCGTTCAGAAAAAATCATGCTACTTCATCACTACACGTAGAATTTGGAGGAACTTTACGAACAAAGCTCAGCAAATATGGCAATCTGAAAAGTAATTGTGGTTGTGCTCGATGGTACTTTACATTTGATGGACTCGAATGCATTTCACCCATTGATGGCGTCGTGTTTGAGGACTCTATTGTCGATTCATATTATCCGCACCAAGTTGGTGGAATATGCCAAAAGAAGAAGGATAACAATGACATTAAAAACGGTGAAGTTACAGTTGCATTTCACATTGGACAATGCTATCTTTCTGTACCAGTAGGCATCCCTTTGGTTGGCTTGGATTCTAGATCTGTTGCACGAATAACAATCATCGAAATGCTACCTACTAATGATTCAGAGGATTCAAGTTAG
- the LOC134198270 gene encoding collagen triple helix repeat-containing protein 1-like gives MKFTLFFISALAFLCLSSSEFLSWENIQDYVTTEPPPKKQPYQSPDCKCVGEPGGKGELGSKGERGPKGELGANGMPGANGMPGANGKTGLKGEPGRDGRHGQNGRLGSRHVVKGARGEKGETGSPGVTPIPQQLNWKQCAQSIGSDKKAGTLLHCFFKKYEDKTSLRVEFGGTIRTMLNTLKKKQSVVCARWYFTFNGEECQPPIDGVVFEGQIGNSHYPHQIGGFCQKTASNKHLKTGTVHIEFRIGHCHHRRPEGIPYLGLDSVSRIIIIEMPPPQE, from the exons ATGAAATTCACACTCTTCTTCATCTCAGCTTTGGCTTTCCTCTGCCTCTCATCATCAGAATTCCTTTCTTGGGAAAATATCCAGGACTATGTCACTACGGAACCTCCACCAAAG AAACAACCGTATCAGTCACCAGATTGCAAATGTGTTGGAGAGCCTGGGGGAAAAGGAGAGCTAGGTTCAAAAGGAGAGCGAGGACCAAAGGGAGAGTTAGGAGCAAATGGAATGCCAGGAGCAAATGGAATGCCAGGAGCAAATGGAAAGACAGGACTAAAGGGAGAGCCTGGAAGAGATGGAAGACATGGTCAGAACGGAAGACTAGGAAGCAGACATGTTGTAAAAGGTGCACGAGGTGAGAAAGGAGAGACAGGTTCACCAGGAGTCACACCAATTCCACAGCAACTAAACTGGAAGCAGTGTGCTCAAAGTATTGGCTCAGACAAAAAAGCAGGAACATTACTC CACTGTTTCTTCAAAAAATACGAAGATAAAACATCACTACGTGTAGAATTTGGAGGAACTATACGAACAATGCTTAACACCTTGAAGAAAAAACAAAGTGTCGTTTGTGCTCGATGGTACTTTACATTCAATGGTGAAGAATGCCAACCACCAATTGATGGTGTTGTGTTTGAGGGTCAGATAGGCAATTCACATTATCCTCACCAAATCGGCGGGTTTTGTCAAAAAACTGCAAGTAACAAACATCTTAAAACTGGCACAGTTCACATTGAATTTCGCATTGGGCATTGCCATCATAGACGACCAGAAGGCATCCCATATCTTGGCTTGGATTCTGTTTCACGAATAATAATCATTGAAATGCCACCACCTCAGGAGTAA
- the LOC134198571 gene encoding collagen triple helix repeat-containing protein 1-like: MKSTFYVTVLVLSWITSLAFAQKPTPPNGEGPQVCGEKGEPGPQGQRGFRGSPGQNGQNGQNGHNGPQGAKGDRGGRGDTGQSGNDIPLSTLQRIINWKQCVTPEGSEIRNGPLINCPFNKRHNETALHVEFGGTLRTMLNTINTKVTKQQVVCARWYFTFDGEECKPPIDGVVYEGQKGNSHYPHQIGGFCQRTNSNDCKDTITSGNVDISFNIGDCNNRPRGVPYLGLDSVSRIIISEMPPPQD, from the exons ATGAAATCTACTTTCTATGTCACTGTTTTAGTGCTTTCCTGGATAACCTCATTGGCTTTTGCTCAAAAACCAACACCACCAAATGGAGAAGGACCC caaGTATgtggagagaaaggagagCCCGGACCACAAGGACAGCGCGGATTTAGAGGATCACCCGGACAGAATGGGCAAAATGGACAGAATGGACATAATGGTCCGCAAGGTGCAAAAGGCGACAGAGGTGGGAGAGGAGACACAGGTCAGTCAGGAAACGACATACCGTTATCCACACTTCAACGAATCATAAACTGGAAGCAATGTGTCACACCTGAGGGTTCAGAAATACGAAATGGACCATTAATT AATTGTCCATTCAATAAAAGGCATAATGAAACAGCACTACATGTAGAATTTGGAGGAACGTTACGAACAATGCTCAACACCATTAACACTAAGGTGACAAAACAACAAGTTGTCTGTGCTCGATGGTACTTCACATTTGATGGAGAAGAATGTAAACCACCGATTGATGGCGTTGTGTATGAGGGTCAGAAAGGGAATTCACATTATCCACATCAAATCGGTGGTTTTTGCCAACGAACGAATTCGAATGACTGCAAAGATACAATCACAAGTGGCAATGTTGATATTTCATTTAACATTGGGGACTGTAACAATAGACCAAGAGGCGTCCCGTATCTTGGCTTGGATTCTGTTTCACGAATCATAATCAGTGAAATGCCACCACCTCAGGATTAA